From the genome of Wolbachia endosymbiont (group B) of Parapoynx stratiotata, one region includes:
- the rsmD gene encoding 16S rRNA (guanine(966)-N(2))-methyltransferase RsmD: MLRVIAGKYRGRKITTGKNLAARPTMSSVREAIFSILSSRKPIYNLNVLDLFCGSGSFSFEALSRGAKHAFMVDADYYNLQLPKKTAEDFGITNDITLICCNANGLPRPISKCDIVFMDPPYNINLVNSTLDELAHSGWLNDNALIILEMRKNEGFECNKNFNIVVERTYGIAKIIFLSSLT, encoded by the coding sequence AATTTAGCTGCACGGCCCACTATGAGTAGTGTCCGAGAAGCAATATTTAGTATACTTTCTTCAAGAAAACCTATTTATAACCTAAATGTACTTGATTTATTCTGCGGAAGTGGCTCTTTTTCATTTGAAGCACTTTCTCGAGGTGCTAAACATGCATTCATGGTAGATGCAGATTATTACAATTTGCAACTGCCTAAAAAAACAGCAGAAGATTTTGGAATTACGAACGATATCACGTTAATTTGTTGCAATGCTAACGGATTACCAAGACCTATTTCAAAGTGCGATATAGTTTTTATGGACCCACCTTATAATATCAATCTGGTTAACTCAACTTTAGACGAGTTAGCTCACTCAGGCTGGTTAAATGATAATGCGTTAATAATTCTAGAAATGAGGAAAAATGAAGGTTTTGAGTGCAATAAAAACTTCAATATAGTTGTGGAGCGTACCTACGGTATTGCAAAAATAATTTTTCTTTCTTCACTCACTTGA